The genomic window GCGGATAAACGACTCGAACTGCTGGAGCGGCAATTTGCAGGCTTGCTAGGCCCATGGGGTGTACTTCCACACGATTGCACAATGCGAAATGGCCGTCTACCTGTTGCTAATGTGAATCTCAGCTAGGTTTTCACTATCGTTTGCTAACTCTGCAAAATTTGCGAGGTAATTGCAAAGGTGGAACCTACCGGCTGGTAGCCCTGACGTGCGGTTTTACCGTAACGCTTGTACTGTTAGAGATCGAGAGGGCATCGGTCATCGACCCGGTGATCCATTCCGTGTTGTGAGGACGTTCACAAGTCCGGGCGGGTGCCGACTGTGTGGGCTGGGCCACCCATCGGCGGGCGACGCGACGCGGGTTCGGGCACACTGGGGCGATCCGATCTTGGACATGCGCCCGCTTCCTCGGCGGGCGCCGACGCAGGCACCACCACCTGGACAGGAGCCCCATGCGGAAATCCGTCATCGCCGCGGCGTTCACCCTCGCCTGCGCCGCGGGCTTGCTGCAGCTGCCCGTCGCAACGGCCGCGCCAACCGGCACCGTCGAGGCCGTTGCCCCGCTGGCACCGGCCGCGACGCTGCCCGGCTCGGTGAACTCGACCCGCATTCTGTACAGCTCGACTACCGCCAATGACGTGCCGACCACGGCGAGCGCCGCGGTCTACTTCCCGCCGGGGGCGCCACCGGCGGGCGGCTGGCCGGTCATCGCCTGGGCGCACGGCACCGTCGGTATCGGCGACGACTGCGCCTACAGCGTCGCAGGGCCGGGGGCGGTCGAACGGGACTGGGCCTACCTCGGCACCTGGCTGCAACAGGGCTACGCGATCGTGGCGGCCGATTACGCCGGGCTTGGCACGCCGGGCGAGCATCCGTATCTCAATGGGATCGTCGAGGCACACAACGTCGTCGACGCGGTCAAAGCGGCGACCGAGCAGTATTCGTCGCTGGCCAAGAAATGGGTGGTGGTCGGCCAGTCCCAGGGCGGCGGCGCCGCCGTCTATACCGCGCGCTACGCCACTGAATTCGGCGGTCCGGAACTCGACTACCGTGGCGCGGTCGGCACCGGGGTACCGGCTTACATCGAGGACATCCTCACCTTGCTCGGACCGAATATGCCGCCGGTGAAGCTCAGCCCGCACAGCACCGCGTATGTGCTCTACATCCTCAACGGACTGCGCACCACGTTCCCCGAGCTGAACATCGAGTCATTCCTCACCGATGCGGGCCGCTCCTGGCTGACCCGGGCGCGCGATGCCTGCCTCGTGCCGCTCGGCGACGAGCTCGCCGCGGGTGGCGTGGTGGTGGGCAACTTGTTCACCCGGCCGCTGGCACAGATTCCGGACCTGCACGGTCTGCTCAGCCGCTACCTCGGGCTGCCCGAATCGGGTTACGACAAGCCGGTTTTCCTCGGCCAAGGGCTGCGCGACACCGACGTCATCACGCCGGAGACGCTGCGGTTCGCCGCCGTGCTGACGGCGAACGGGCAGCCGGTGGTGCTGCACACCTATCCCGAGGATCACAGCGGCGCGGTGAACGCCTCGCTGCCGGATTCGGTGCCGTTCGTGCGCGGTTTGTTCGGCTGATCCCCCGGAGGACGCGCGGCCGGTCCCAACAACCGGCCGCACATCGCGTCTAGCCGGACAGGCTGCTGAGCGTGCAGGTCAATTGCGCGAGCGGGTGGATTACACCCGCGCAGTTCTCGGCGATCGACTCGGTCGGTGCCGGAGCGTGCGGTTCGAGCGAGAGCGGGGCCGCGGTAGCGGCACCGCCACCGACCAGGGTTGCGGCGCCGATGAC from Nocardia iowensis includes these protein-coding regions:
- a CDS encoding alpha/beta hydrolase family protein; this encodes MRKSVIAAAFTLACAAGLLQLPVATAAPTGTVEAVAPLAPAATLPGSVNSTRILYSSTTANDVPTTASAAVYFPPGAPPAGGWPVIAWAHGTVGIGDDCAYSVAGPGAVERDWAYLGTWLQQGYAIVAADYAGLGTPGEHPYLNGIVEAHNVVDAVKAATEQYSSLAKKWVVVGQSQGGGAAVYTARYATEFGGPELDYRGAVGTGVPAYIEDILTLLGPNMPPVKLSPHSTAYVLYILNGLRTTFPELNIESFLTDAGRSWLTRARDACLVPLGDELAAGGVVVGNLFTRPLAQIPDLHGLLSRYLGLPESGYDKPVFLGQGLRDTDVITPETLRFAAVLTANGQPVVLHTYPEDHSGAVNASLPDSVPFVRGLFG